One window of the Dongia rigui genome contains the following:
- a CDS encoding sugar ABC transporter ATP-binding protein: MSDGIPLFEMRNIAKSYGGVRALEDAQLKVETGRIHAVLGENGAGKSTLIKIMSGVVQPDHGIMRLDGTEMHFTSPKAANAAGIVCIFQELSLIPDLSVADNIAISGAPKRFGLIDRKAQRQFAEEALARAGAEDIHPLALVKDLPLSRRQMVEIAKALGRKPRILILDEATSALTAGDVAKVFTVLKRLRSEGLALLYISHRMQEIDELADDCSVFRNGRHVASYLQGSKSRNEVIEMMIGREYSHVFPPKPTDEKAGAPALEVAGLNWDQRLNNISFQARPGEIVGLGGLDGQGQRELLLALFGVLRGVTGDIAVGGVVQRFSNPRAAKDGATAMALIPEDRKTEGLMLPMSVKDNLTLPALDSLAKAGIIDRQREAQEVDRMVKLLAIKAANLDIPVGALSGGNQQKVVIAKWLMIGPKIVLLNDPTRGIDVGTKQEIYQLLRKLADEGATILFYSTDYDELIGCCDRVLVMYDGSIVRELKGAEITEHALVSSAFSIDETAQQGGRQVG; encoded by the coding sequence ATGAGTGACGGCATTCCGCTGTTCGAGATGCGCAACATCGCCAAATCCTATGGCGGTGTGCGGGCGCTTGAAGATGCGCAGCTCAAGGTCGAGACCGGGCGCATTCACGCCGTGCTGGGCGAGAATGGTGCGGGCAAGTCGACGCTCATCAAGATCATGTCCGGCGTGGTGCAGCCGGATCACGGCATCATGCGCCTCGATGGCACCGAGATGCATTTTACCAGCCCCAAGGCCGCCAATGCCGCCGGCATCGTCTGCATTTTCCAGGAATTGTCGCTCATTCCCGATCTGTCGGTTGCGGACAACATTGCCATCAGCGGTGCGCCCAAGCGCTTTGGCCTCATAGACCGCAAGGCGCAGCGGCAATTTGCCGAAGAGGCGCTGGCGCGTGCCGGGGCCGAAGACATTCACCCATTGGCGTTGGTCAAGGACCTGCCGCTGTCACGCCGGCAGATGGTGGAGATCGCCAAGGCCCTGGGCCGCAAGCCCCGCATCCTCATTCTCGACGAGGCGACCTCGGCCCTGACGGCCGGGGATGTCGCCAAGGTCTTCACGGTGCTGAAGCGGCTCCGCAGCGAGGGCCTGGCGCTGCTTTACATCTCGCACCGCATGCAGGAAATCGACGAGCTCGCCGATGATTGCTCGGTCTTTCGCAATGGGCGGCATGTGGCGAGCTATCTCCAGGGATCGAAGTCGCGCAACGAGGTCATCGAGATGATGATCGGGCGCGAATACAGCCATGTCTTTCCGCCCAAGCCCACGGACGAAAAGGCCGGCGCACCGGCGCTGGAAGTCGCGGGCCTGAACTGGGACCAGCGCCTCAACAACATTTCCTTCCAGGCGCGGCCGGGCGAGATCGTGGGCCTTGGCGGCCTGGACGGGCAGGGGCAGCGCGAATTGCTGCTGGCACTTTTTGGCGTGTTGCGGGGTGTCACCGGGGATATCGCGGTGGGCGGCGTCGTCCAGCGTTTCAGCAATCCCCGCGCTGCCAAGGATGGCGCCACGGCCATGGCGCTGATCCCGGAAGACCGCAAGACCGAAGGCTTGATGCTGCCGATGTCGGTGAAGGACAACCTCACCTTGCCAGCGCTCGATTCGCTGGCCAAGGCCGGGATCATCGACCGGCAGAGGGAAGCGCAAGAAGTCGACCGTATGGTCAAACTGCTCGCCATCAAGGCGGCCAATCTCGATATCCCAGTGGGGGCGCTGTCGGGCGGCAACCAGCAGAAGGTGGTGATCGCCAAATGGCTGATGATCGGCCCGAAGATCGTCCTGCTCAACGATCCGACGCGTGGCATCGATGTCGGCACCAAGCAGGAAATCTATCAGCTGCTGAGGAAGCTTGCCGACGAGGGCGCCACGATCCTGTTCTATTCGACCGATTACGACGAGCTGATCGGCTGCTGCGACCGGGTGCTGGTGATGTATGATGGCAGCATCGTGCGCGAGCTCAAAGGAGCTGAGATCACCGAGCATGCCCTGGTGAGCAGCGCTTTCAGCATCGACGAGACGGCTCAACAAGGAGGGCGGCAAGTTGGGTGA
- a CDS encoding sugar ABC transporter substrate-binding protein has product MFAPKFRRSRLQHALKLLAATALTTSIATASIAQEVVSGPGAEPECFAPWAKDTKYFQFKKKEGPYRIALANGFIGNTWRIQMIKTAKAYAEQPDVKAKLKEFKVVSTGEDLAAQLAAVDNFIASGYDAIVVNAQNPAAFTPVIKRAKKAGVVLVAFDNTLDTDQAINVNVDQKGLGEYWANWLVKNIPEGGKVLEVRGVEGTSVDRDRHDGIQEVLKASGKPFETVEVVGKWDDGTAQKVTADAIAVHKKFVGVTVQGGSTGTVRALMDAGHPFVPVGGETENGFRKLCAEHAGDGLKCASGGTGPAQVAVAIKTAIAALEGEIIPQSVRLPLATAEDPNFKDGENFYKAESDNFFVGNSFPTCGINFSAQEIMGQSEADQ; this is encoded by the coding sequence ATGTTCGCGCCGAAATTTCGGCGGTCCCGTCTTCAGCATGCGCTGAAGCTGCTGGCCGCTACCGCTCTCACCACATCCATCGCCACCGCTTCGATCGCCCAGGAAGTCGTATCCGGCCCTGGCGCCGAGCCTGAGTGCTTTGCCCCCTGGGCGAAGGACACCAAGTACTTCCAGTTCAAGAAGAAGGAAGGGCCGTACCGCATCGCGCTGGCGAACGGCTTCATCGGCAATACCTGGCGTATTCAGATGATCAAGACCGCCAAGGCCTATGCCGAGCAGCCGGACGTGAAGGCGAAGCTGAAGGAATTCAAGGTCGTCTCGACCGGCGAAGACCTGGCAGCGCAGCTCGCGGCGGTCGATAATTTCATTGCTTCCGGCTATGACGCCATCGTCGTCAACGCGCAGAACCCGGCGGCGTTCACGCCGGTCATCAAGCGCGCCAAGAAGGCCGGCGTCGTGCTGGTCGCCTTCGACAACACGCTCGACACCGACCAGGCGATCAACGTCAACGTCGACCAGAAGGGCCTTGGCGAATATTGGGCCAACTGGCTGGTGAAGAACATTCCGGAAGGCGGCAAGGTACTGGAAGTCCGCGGTGTCGAAGGTACCTCGGTCGACCGCGATCGCCATGACGGCATCCAGGAAGTCCTGAAAGCCTCGGGCAAGCCGTTCGAAACGGTGGAAGTCGTCGGCAAATGGGATGACGGCACCGCGCAGAAGGTGACGGCCGATGCCATCGCCGTGCACAAGAAGTTCGTCGGCGTGACGGTGCAGGGCGGTTCGACCGGCACCGTGCGCGCGCTGATGGATGCCGGTCACCCCTTCGTGCCGGTCGGCGGCGAAACGGAGAACGGCTTCCGCAAACTCTGCGCGGAGCATGCGGGCGATGGCCTGAAATGCGCCTCCGGCGGCACGGGTCCGGCCCAGGTGGCGGTTGCCATCAAGACCGCGATCGCAGCGCTTGAGGGCGAGATCATTCCGCAATCGGTGCGTCTGCCGCTCGCCACGGCCGAGGATCCGAACTTCAAGGACGGCGAGAACTTCTACAAAGCCGAATCCGACAATTTCTTCGTCGGCAATTCGTTCCCGACCTGCGGCATCAACTTCTCGGCGCAGGAAATCATGGGTCAGTCGGAAGCGGATCAGTAA
- a CDS encoding LacI family DNA-binding transcriptional regulator has protein sequence MRRKRSTLADVASLAGVSAVTVSRALRRPDMVSAKLHDRIQSAVRELAYVPDVAASRLASNRTHTIGVIVSSLTNGVFADYINALHDNLLPAGYQVLILSTRYSEAEEEKAIATMLGQHPEAIIIVGVDQSAHSRRLLESSGVPVVQTFQLAEKPIDINLGLDQEQGAYEATKALIDLGHTHVGVIASRLDSRARARLDGYSRAMREAGLDDKKWRATTPDQTTVMAGGKLLAELIQGGRQPDAVFCCDDLLALGVLFECQRRGIKVPDQMSIIGFNNLEFAASAEPPLASVATPRYEMGKMAAEIVRNIIESGERPPASQIDVGFKLELRGSVKRPR, from the coding sequence ATGCGCAGAAAGCGCAGCACGCTGGCCGATGTCGCCAGCCTGGCCGGCGTCAGTGCCGTGACGGTGTCACGCGCCCTTCGGCGCCCGGACATGGTCTCGGCCAAGCTCCATGACCGCATCCAATCGGCGGTGCGTGAACTCGCTTACGTGCCCGATGTGGCAGCAAGCCGCCTCGCCTCCAATCGCACGCACACGATCGGCGTCATCGTCTCGTCGCTCACCAACGGCGTCTTTGCCGATTACATCAACGCGCTCCACGACAATCTGCTGCCAGCGGGCTACCAGGTCCTCATCCTCTCGACGCGCTATTCGGAAGCCGAGGAAGAAAAGGCCATCGCCACGATGCTCGGCCAGCATCCGGAAGCCATCATCATCGTCGGCGTCGACCAGTCGGCGCATTCCCGCCGCCTGCTGGAAAGTTCCGGCGTGCCGGTGGTGCAGACCTTCCAGCTCGCCGAGAAGCCGATCGACATCAATCTCGGCCTCGATCAGGAACAGGGCGCCTATGAAGCGACCAAGGCGCTGATCGATCTCGGCCACACCCATGTCGGCGTCATCGCCTCGCGCCTCGATTCCCGCGCCCGGGCCCGCCTCGACGGCTATTCCCGGGCCATGCGCGAAGCTGGCCTCGACGATAAGAAATGGCGCGCCACGACACCGGACCAGACCACGGTGATGGCCGGCGGCAAGCTGCTGGCCGAGTTGATCCAGGGGGGCCGCCAGCCCGATGCCGTCTTCTGCTGCGACGATCTCCTCGCCCTCGGCGTCCTGTTCGAATGCCAGCGCCGCGGCATCAAGGTGCCGGACCAGATGTCGATCATCGGCTTCAACAACCTCGAATTCGCCGCCAGCGCCGAACCACCCCTCGCCAGCGTCGCCACCCCACGCTACGAAATGGGCAAGATGGCAGCCGAGATCGTGCGCAACATCATCGAATCCGGCGAACGGCCGCCAGCCAGCCAGATCGATGTCGGATTCAAGCTGGAACTCAGAGGCAGCGTGAAGCGGCCGCGATGA
- a CDS encoding MBOAT family O-acyltransferase, whose product MLFNSLEFIAIFLPVSLLVFHLTGRYAGQAAAISTLSIASVLFYAYWSPIYILLIVAEITFSFCIGRYLSDAAVSSATKRKVLIFSIALLLVTLGYFKYTNLLLSGINSLMGIHFPILVIILPLGISFHTFQQIAYLVDASKGRAPIYHFNQFALFVVFFPQLIAGPIVHHHELIPQFSRPAWTRLNPQNVLVGFSYFALGLFKKTMIADCLAQIASPVFDNAAGGAAIPALRVWVAMLAYTLQIYFDFSAYSDMAVGLARMFNLRLPINFFSPYKAKNISQFWRRWHISLSRFLRDYLYVPLGGSRKGASRAAANLMITMLLGGLWHGAGLQFVIWGGLHGLFLAVHRTVSPAIPAALKNNKIYGIGATMLTFFCVSFAWVFFRADDLQTALSMFAAMIPTDEASRSLSTKFIKHAPFDGWPVLLGALLLALFAPNLPQIFRRQSPALLTGVLDKAVFAQIRRAPARFLVWRPGLVGGLIIGICFAIGFLAIFAWQSEFLYFQF is encoded by the coding sequence TTGCTATTTAATTCCCTGGAATTCATCGCCATCTTCCTGCCAGTCTCCTTGCTGGTGTTTCATCTGACTGGACGATATGCCGGGCAGGCTGCTGCAATTTCGACACTCTCGATCGCGTCCGTTCTATTTTACGCGTATTGGAGTCCGATCTACATCCTGCTGATAGTAGCGGAGATCACATTCAGTTTTTGCATCGGGCGTTACCTATCAGATGCGGCAGTCAGTTCCGCCACTAAACGGAAGGTGCTCATCTTCAGCATCGCGTTGCTGCTAGTGACGTTAGGCTACTTCAAGTATACCAATCTGCTGCTGAGCGGAATCAACTCTTTGATGGGAATCCATTTCCCGATTCTCGTCATCATTCTGCCTCTCGGCATTTCATTTCATACTTTCCAGCAGATTGCCTATCTAGTTGACGCGTCGAAGGGGCGCGCACCGATCTATCACTTCAATCAATTCGCCCTCTTCGTCGTTTTCTTCCCGCAGCTCATCGCCGGCCCGATTGTTCATCATCACGAGCTTATTCCGCAATTCTCAAGGCCGGCGTGGACACGGCTCAATCCGCAGAACGTCCTGGTCGGTTTCTCCTATTTCGCGCTAGGCCTGTTCAAGAAGACGATGATAGCCGACTGTTTGGCGCAGATCGCTAGTCCGGTGTTCGACAACGCCGCCGGCGGTGCCGCGATTCCGGCGTTGCGGGTCTGGGTCGCGATGCTGGCTTACACGCTGCAGATCTATTTCGACTTTTCTGCCTATTCGGATATGGCGGTGGGCCTTGCGCGAATGTTCAACCTGCGCCTGCCGATCAATTTCTTCTCGCCCTACAAGGCGAAGAACATCTCGCAGTTCTGGCGGCGCTGGCATATTTCGCTGTCGCGTTTTCTGCGCGATTATCTCTATGTGCCACTGGGCGGGTCCCGTAAAGGGGCAAGCCGGGCTGCAGCCAATCTGATGATCACGATGCTGTTGGGTGGGTTGTGGCACGGCGCGGGGTTGCAGTTCGTGATCTGGGGCGGCCTGCACGGTCTCTTTCTGGCGGTCCATCGTACGGTGTCGCCGGCTATTCCGGCTGCGCTCAAAAACAACAAGATTTACGGTATCGGCGCCACGATGCTAACGTTCTTCTGCGTGAGCTTTGCTTGGGTGTTTTTCCGTGCGGATGATCTGCAGACGGCACTGTCGATGTTTGCGGCGATGATCCCGACCGATGAAGCCAGCCGCAGCTTGAGCACCAAGTTCATCAAGCATGCGCCGTTTGACGGCTGGCCTGTTCTGCTGGGGGCATTGCTGCTGGCATTGTTCGCGCCGAACCTGCCGCAGATCTTCCGCCGTCAAAGCCCTGCCTTGCTGACTGGCGTGCTGGACAAGGCGGTCTTCGCGCAGATCCGCCGCGCGCCGGCGCGTTTTCTGGTCTGGCGGCCGGGCCTGGTCGGCGGGCTGATCATCGGTATCTGTTTTGCCATCGGCTTCCTGGCGATATTTGCTTGGCAGTCCGAGTTCCTTTACTTCCAGTTCTAA
- a CDS encoding sulfotransferase domain-containing protein has product MIHVSLKPSIKPGRKPTEASRKKVYERYFVKLRKFATRRYATFDRWLLRRIYRARDRHFPPLTIISLPKSGSVYLQTALRRTLRIPMIKFDAGGTFDTSLRYFPLRQFAKGNALTRVHMLARPHLVQALRHSGILKIMVLIRDPRDAIISWSKHVDRNLTSRGITGAIIDVEMELPDDFADWTSHDRLRWQIKNTLPRFCEWIQGWVDLSADSDVQIEFFDFADMAGQEGAFVERVLRYFGIDYDPAWVIVPDAKPGRHNITSLQRSHLDPDLQALADSIIPTKLLQRFNWDKR; this is encoded by the coding sequence GTGATTCACGTGTCATTAAAGCCAAGTATCAAGCCGGGCCGAAAGCCGACAGAAGCGAGTAGAAAGAAAGTGTACGAGCGTTACTTTGTCAAGCTGAGGAAATTCGCTACGAGGAGATATGCGACATTTGATCGATGGCTCTTGCGTAGAATTTATCGGGCTCGCGATCGTCACTTCCCTCCGCTGACGATCATCTCACTTCCGAAATCGGGTAGCGTCTACCTGCAGACGGCGTTGCGGCGGACCCTTCGAATCCCGATGATCAAGTTCGACGCGGGAGGTACCTTCGATACTTCATTGCGCTACTTTCCTCTACGGCAGTTCGCCAAGGGCAATGCCTTGACCCGCGTCCACATGCTGGCACGCCCGCATTTGGTCCAGGCGCTTCGACATAGCGGCATTCTTAAGATCATGGTGCTGATCCGCGATCCCCGGGACGCCATAATTTCATGGTCGAAGCATGTCGACAGAAATCTGACCAGCCGCGGAATCACTGGCGCTATTATCGACGTGGAGATGGAACTGCCTGACGATTTTGCGGATTGGACCAGCCATGACCGGCTGCGCTGGCAGATCAAGAACACGCTGCCACGCTTCTGCGAATGGATACAAGGCTGGGTTGATTTGTCAGCGGACAGTGACGTGCAGATCGAATTCTTCGATTTTGCAGATATGGCCGGGCAGGAGGGTGCGTTCGTCGAGCGGGTACTGCGATACTTCGGGATCGATTATGATCCGGCTTGGGTCATCGTACCCGACGCCAAACCTGGTCGGCATAACATCACGAGCCTGCAGAGGTCCCATCTCGATCCAGATCTTCAGGCGCTTGCTGACTCGATTATCCCGACCAAACTGCTGCAGCGCTTCAACTGGGACAAGAGATAA
- a CDS encoding FkbM family methyltransferase, with protein MQRFLTLAGLLNGSRLQCIDVGARGGMQSHWLPFSSLIELDAFEPDPAACERQRKLAPTNEHWHPYAIGHKDGPGTLYVVRKESSSSLYPPNKPVMDAFAPKGSGDLVREVPVNLLRLSTVIEAQKRPSPELIKLDVQGAELDVLRGLDQQHWQSVLGLQVEVEFVEEYLGQCLFWDVDLEIRNKGFVLFDLLPVRLHRVNEGREYYYLRKYLGMGRNRNDVSRRLIAGDALYLRSPESMISADRNIAAKYLLILLIYRCFDEALWFVEKFAAAGKIDNQELVGLIGLIRALAPKPDILQRSDWLGRQARKWRKRLKLGSARKQDFWLSRSWDF; from the coding sequence ATGCAGCGATTCTTAACTCTTGCTGGGCTTCTGAATGGTAGCCGGCTGCAGTGTATCGACGTTGGGGCGCGTGGGGGCATGCAGTCGCACTGGCTCCCGTTCTCCTCGTTAATAGAATTGGACGCATTTGAGCCTGATCCCGCCGCTTGCGAGCGGCAACGGAAGTTAGCTCCGACCAATGAGCATTGGCACCCCTATGCGATTGGTCATAAGGATGGTCCAGGTACTCTTTACGTAGTGCGCAAAGAATCTTCCTCTTCGCTTTATCCACCTAACAAGCCCGTTATGGATGCGTTCGCACCGAAAGGCTCGGGTGACTTGGTGCGCGAGGTTCCTGTAAACCTTTTACGGCTTTCAACGGTGATCGAGGCTCAGAAGCGACCGTCTCCCGAGCTCATAAAGCTGGACGTGCAGGGCGCCGAGCTTGATGTGCTGCGTGGGCTTGATCAGCAACATTGGCAATCGGTCTTGGGCCTTCAGGTCGAGGTCGAGTTCGTCGAGGAGTATTTGGGCCAGTGCCTATTCTGGGATGTCGATTTGGAGATCCGCAACAAGGGCTTTGTACTCTTCGACTTGCTGCCGGTCCGACTGCACCGAGTAAACGAAGGCAGGGAATACTACTATCTAAGGAAATATTTGGGCATGGGACGGAATAGAAATGATGTGTCTCGCCGTTTAATTGCCGGCGATGCGCTCTATTTGCGATCGCCGGAATCGATGATATCTGCCGACCGGAATATTGCTGCCAAGTATCTTCTGATCCTGCTCATTTATCGATGCTTTGATGAGGCTCTCTGGTTCGTGGAAAAGTTCGCAGCGGCCGGGAAGATCGATAATCAGGAACTCGTCGGCCTTATTGGACTTATACGTGCGCTAGCACCTAAGCCAGATATTCTGCAGCGTAGCGACTGGTTGGGGCGGCAGGCAAGAAAGTGGCGTAAGCGACTTAAACTCGGCTCAGCCAGAAAGCAGGATTTCTGGCTGAGCCGCAGCTGGGATTTTTGA